One genomic region from Candidatus Polarisedimenticolia bacterium encodes:
- a CDS encoding cupin domain-containing protein: protein MRRVSKPWGEEIIFAETERYAGKVLVVRKGEILSLQYHDRKDETFYLARGKARLWIAEAGALVEVFMNPGDARRVRPGTRHRLEALEDSELFEVSTPELDDVVRLEDRYGRSGRKDG from the coding sequence GTGCGCCGAGTCAGCAAGCCCTGGGGTGAGGAGATCATCTTCGCGGAGACCGAGCGCTACGCCGGCAAGGTCCTGGTGGTGCGAAAAGGGGAGATCCTGAGCCTGCAGTACCATGACCGCAAGGATGAGACCTTCTACCTGGCCCGCGGCAAGGCGCGCCTCTGGATCGCAGAGGCGGGAGCGCTGGTGGAAGTGTTCATGAACCCGGGAGACGCCCGGCGCGTCCGGCCCGGCACGCGGCACCGCCTGGAGGCGCTCGAGGATTCCGAGCTGTTCGAGGTGAGCACCCCGGAGCTGGACGATGTCGTCCGCCTGGAGGATCGCTACGGCCGCT